The sequence CCGGTGGCGAGGAGGTCCAGCAGGGCTCCCCTGAGGGCGGCGAGCACGAACGTGCGCTGGGCCAGGCCCGCTTCGGTGTCGCGCACCCCGGGCCCCTGGCTGGTGGCGAGCAGGGCGAGCCAGTCCCCGACCGTGTCGCTCGCGAATCCGGCCCAGGGGCCGTCGGGCTCCACGAGGGAGCGGGCGTAGCTCTCGACCCAGAGCGTCAGCAGACCGCGGTGGGCGTCCTCGGACAGCCAGCGCCACAGCTCGCGGGCGACCGGCCCCAGCCCCGCCGCCGGATCGCGCGCGGCCGCGAGCCGTCGCAGGGCGGCCAGCTCATCGGCCCTGGCCCGCGCCAGCAGGGCCCGGACCAGGCCGTCCTTGCTGCCGAACAGGTACAGCAGCACCCGCGGGGAGGACTTGATCTCCTCGGCGAGCGGGCGCAGGGACAGACCGGCCAGGCCGCTGCGCAGCGCGTGGGCGTACGCCGCCTCCAGCAGTTCCTGCCGGCGCGGAGAAGGGGTTGCTTCGGATCGGGCCACCCGGGTTAGTGTACTGAAACAGTCGTTTCAGTGAGAGGTGGGTGGTCCCGATGGCGACGGAACACGAGGTGGTCGTCCGTCCGCTCGGCCGGCCCGGGGACCTGGGCTGGGTGGTGATGGCGCACGGTGAGCTGTACGACCGGGAGTTCGGCTGGGACGCGGACTTCGAGGCGCTGGTCGCCCGGATCGTCGCCGACCACACCCGCGCGGCGGGCCCGGGACCGCGGGCGGCGTGGATCGCCGAGGTCGACGGGGCGCGGGCCGGCTGCGTCTTCTGCGCGCCCGGGGACGACGAGGGCACCGCGAAGCTGCGCCTGCTGCTGGTGGACCCCGCCGCGCGCGGGCTCGGTCTCGGCACCCGTCTGGTCGAGGAATGCCTGCGCTTCGCGCGCGAGGCCGGGTGCGGGGCGATCACGCTGTGGACCAATGACGTACTGAAGACGGCCCGCCGCATCTACGAGGCGCACGGCTTCGAGCCGGTCGCGGCGGAGGCCCACCACAGCTTCGGCCACGACCTGGTCGGCCAGACGTGGCGGCGCGCTCTGTGACCTCCCCGCGCACGCGGACTCTCGGCGCTCACCCCGCGTGCGTGGAGAACAGGCCGCCCGTCGGGCCCTGCTTGTCGCCGCCCTGGGCCTTCTTCAGGGCGTTGGCCAGGCTCTCGATGGTCAGGGACTGGAGGATGACGCGGCCGTTGCCCTCCAGGGTGGCCAGGGAGAGGCCCTCGCCGCCGAAGACGGCGTTCATGACGCCCTGACGGTTGAGGCCGCCCACGCGCTGGACGCCGTACTGGATGCCCTCCTCGAAGGCGACCACGCAGCCGGTGTCCACCTCGATGCGGCCGCCGAAGTCCGCCGGATCGAGGTCGATGAAGTTGCCCGCGCCCGCGATGATCACGGTGCCGTGCCCGGTGAACTTCTCCAGGATGAAGCCCTCGCCGCCGCTCATGCCGGTGCGGCCGCCCGCGAAGGCGATGCCGAACTCCACCGAGGACTCGGCGGCCACGAACGCGTCCTTCTCGGCGAACCAGGCGCGGTGCCCGTCGAGTTCCAGCGCGCGCATCTCGCCGGGGAGCACGCCCGCGAAGCCGACCGTGCCCTGGCCGCCCTGCGCGGTGAAGTACTGGAAGGCCAGCGACTCGCCCGCGAGCATCCGCTGGCCCACCTGCATGGCGGTGCCCATGGCCTGGCGCAGCAGGCCGCCCATGCCGCCGCTGCCGCCCTGCTGCCCGCCGCTCCCGGAGGGGCCGGACAGCCGGGTCTCCATGGTCACGTTCGTGGTCTTGAACAGGAACTTCCCGGCCTCGCAGTACACGGTCTGGCCGGGGTTCAGGTTGACGACCGCCATCTGCATGGCGTTGCCGACGATCTCTTGCTGAAGGGTCACGTCCGAAAGAACGCGGGAGGAGGGGGGAAGAGTTCCGGGGCGGCGCGCGTGGCGTGGCTCACCTTCCGGTGATCGCCGCCGGTGCCCCGGCCCGGGACGGTCGCGCGGCCGGGGGCAGGGTGCCGTCGACCGGGTCGTGGTGGATGCGGTCGGGCGGCAGGGCCAGCGCGGTCAGGCCGTACACCGTGGCGGTGACCATCATGGGCGGGCCGCTGACGTAGGCGGTGTGGCCGGACCAGTCGCCGCGCCGGGCCACCGCGTCGGCCACCGAGCCGCTCTCGGCGGCGCCGGACTCCTCGCCGATCACCGGCACGACCCGCAGCCAGGAGCAGCTCTTCTCCAGGCGGGCGAGGGCGGCGGTGTCGTACAGCTCGTCCAGGGTGCGGGCGCCGACGAACAGGTGGGTGCCGCGGTGCAGGGGGCTTTGGGACAGCTCTTCGAGCAGGGCGCGGGCGGTGGCCCAGCCGGTGCCGCCGGCCACGATCAGGACGTCCCGCGCCGGGTCGCCGTCCAGGACCATGGAGCCCTGGGCGGGGCCGAGGCGGAGCTGGTCGCCGGCGCGGGTGCCGGTGACCAGCGCGTCGCTGACGCCGCCGGGGGCGGTGCGGCGGACGTGGAACTCCAGTTCGCCGTCCGGGCGGGGCGCGCAGGCGATCGAGTACGGCCGCCAGGTCAGCGGCAGCAGCGGGGTCTGGATCCGGGTGTACTGGCCGGCCTCGTAGGGGAACGGTTCCGCGGGGCGTACCCGGAGCACCGCGAGGTCGGGGCCGCGCAGCTCGTGGGCGGTGACCGTGCCGTTCCAGTACGGCGGTTCGGCCAGCGCGCCCGCCGCGCCGTCCACCATGGCCGTGACGGCTAAGCGCACCATGCGCAGCCACGCCTGTTCCATCTCCTCGCTCCAGCGCGCGCCCGCGCTGCGCCGCAGGGCCTCGGCGAGCGCCTGTTCGAACACCTCGAAGTGCACGGGCTGGACGCCGAGTTTGCGGTGGTCGCGGCCGAGCCGGGCGCAGAAGTCGGCCACCTCCTGCGGCCGGTCGAGGTGTTCGATCAGGTACCAGAAGGCCCGTTCCAGATGGACCCGCTGGAACTCCATGGAGTCGGGGAAGAGCGAGCGCAGATAGGGGTGGCGCTCGAACATCGCGTCGTAGAGATGCCCGATGAGCTTGGCGAAGGGGGTGACCAGCGGCAGCTGGCGGGTGATGATCCGCTGGTCGGCGGCGCCGTCGTACGGCTGCCCGTGAGCGGCTCGCGCACCGGCCCGCCGGGTTCCCGTGCCCGCGTCCGGACGGGCGGACGGGGACAGGAGCTGCTGGCGCAGGCGCATCGCGTCCCGCCGGGCGAGGAGGGCGTGGTACTCGTCGTGGCCGTCGCTTCTGGTGGTGTTCACGGACTGGCTCTCTCCCTGCGGTACGTCGCGCGCCGCCCGCCCGTGCCCGGCCCCGTACCCGGCGGTCGTCGGCGCGCCCTCTCGGCGCCGTCTTCGCGTGGCCCGCGCGGTGTGCCTGGTCATGGCGCCGCGCAACTCTCCTGCGCCGTGCGCGAGTTCACCGCTGGAAGAAGACGGTGGCGGTGGACCCGTGCCTCACGGCGCCGGAGGTCCGGCCGGAAGACGAGCCAGTATTGCACCGCGGGCCCGGCGCCGTCCGGCCCTGTCCGATGGGGCCGTTCGGCCCTGTTCACCCCCCACCACCTGCTGGTTCGCTGTACGGGCGGCACGCACCGCGGACAGCACGAGGGGCGGGCGCCCGCCTCCCCGCGGTGCCCGCCCCTCGATCCGTGTGACGGTGTGTCAGCCGCCCAGTTCCTGGTGCCGCGCGGCCAGTCGGGCCGTCCCGGCCTCGGTCGGGGAGCCGTACAGGCGCAGCCGGGAGATGCCGCCGTCGGGGTAGATGTCGATGCGCGCGTGGGTGCCGACGGCCGCTTCCGGCAGCACGAACCGGTGGTTGGTGTCGGGCTGGAGGCGGGTGCGGGGCAGGATCTCGCGCCACTCGCCGTCCTCGCCGTCGCGCACCGAGACCGATGCCCAGCCCGCGCTGTTGCCCTTGAGGTACGCGGTGTCGATCTCGACGGCGCCGATGCGGGACTGGGTGCCGAGCCGGTAGCGGATCCAGTCGTGGCCCCGGTCGCGGCGGCGCCGGGTCTCCCAGCCGTCGTCCATCTTGCGGGAGCGGCCGGGCTGGATGGTGTTGGTGGCCGGGGAGTAGAAGCGGTCGGAGGCGTCCTCGACGCTGCCGCCGTTCTCCAGGGCGACCACGTCGAAGGTGCCGAGCACCGCCAACCACGCGGGATCCGGGACGACTTCGCCGTACACGCGCAGCCGGGCGATGCCGCCGTCGGGGTGCTGGCTGACGCGCAGGTGGGTGAAGCGCTGCTCCACGGAGACGGCGAAGCCGTTCGCGGCATGGCCGCCGACGGGGGTGCGCGCGAGGAGGGTCGTCCACTTCACGTCGTCGCCGAGCAGCTGCGCGGGCGAGGGCGAGCCGGGGACCGAGGCGGCCTCGACGGAGACGGCCTGCGGGTAGTTGCCGCGGAAGTGGGCGGTGTCCACCACGATGCCGCGGATCACCCCGGGGGCGCCGAGGCGGATCAGGGCCCAGTCGTGGTCCTCGGCGGTGGGCCAGGGGTCCTCGGTGCTGGCGCCGCGCCGGCGGCGGGTCTCCCAGCCGTCCATGATCTTGCCCTTGTGCCCGAAGTGCTCGGGGTCGAACTCGGCGCGCTCGGGCACCAGCAGGTTCTCCCGCTGGGCGAAGAACTCGTCGTTGGCGGCGACGACACCGGCGCCGAGGCGGCGGTCGGCGAGGTTGGCGTACTGGGTGAAGGGGAAGTCGGCGGTGCGGTAGTCCGCGTACGGGTCACCGCCTCCGTAGGGGTGCGCGTCGCCGGTAAAACCTGATGTCGCCGTCACGGTGATCAGTGCTTCCTCTCGGGAGTCGGGGTCGGCCGGATGGGTCTGCGGGTCACCCCGTGGCCGGGGCCGTGGCTCAGGGGCGGTCGAGCAGCGTGCCCTTCGGCGGGGTGAACTCGCCGTCGGCGACGATGCGTCGGCCGCGCAGCCAGGTGGACCTGACGACGCCGTGCAGGGTGCGGCCCGCGTACGCGGTGACCCGGTTGCGGTGCTGGAGTCCGGCCGGGTCGACGGTGAAGGTCTCC is a genomic window of Streptomyces sp. WP-1 containing:
- a CDS encoding TetR/AcrR family transcriptional regulator produces the protein MARSEATPSPRRQELLEAAYAHALRSGLAGLSLRPLAEEIKSSPRVLLYLFGSKDGLVRALLARARADELAALRRLAAARDPAAGLGPVARELWRWLSEDAHRGLLTLWVESYARSLVEPDGPWAGFASDTVGDWLALLATSQGPGVRDTEAGLAQRTFVLAALRGALLDLLATGDLERTSAAVRDLLAAVE
- a CDS encoding AIM24 family protein; its protein translation is MTLQQEIVGNAMQMAVVNLNPGQTVYCEAGKFLFKTTNVTMETRLSGPSGSGGQQGGSGGMGGLLRQAMGTAMQVGQRMLAGESLAFQYFTAQGGQGTVGFAGVLPGEMRALELDGHRAWFAEKDAFVAAESSVEFGIAFAGGRTGMSGGEGFILEKFTGHGTVIIAGAGNFIDLDPADFGGRIEVDTGCVVAFEEGIQYGVQRVGGLNRQGVMNAVFGGEGLSLATLEGNGRVILQSLTIESLANALKKAQGGDKQGPTGGLFSTHAG
- a CDS encoding GNAT family N-acetyltransferase, whose translation is MATEHEVVVRPLGRPGDLGWVVMAHGELYDREFGWDADFEALVARIVADHTRAAGPGPRAAWIAEVDGARAGCVFCAPGDDEGTAKLRLLLVDPAARGLGLGTRLVEECLRFAREAGCGAITLWTNDVLKTARRIYEAHGFEPVAAEAHHSFGHDLVGQTWRRAL
- the alc gene encoding allantoicase produces the protein MTATSGFTGDAHPYGGGDPYADYRTADFPFTQYANLADRRLGAGVVAANDEFFAQRENLLVPERAEFDPEHFGHKGKIMDGWETRRRRGASTEDPWPTAEDHDWALIRLGAPGVIRGIVVDTAHFRGNYPQAVSVEAASVPGSPSPAQLLGDDVKWTTLLARTPVGGHAANGFAVSVEQRFTHLRVSQHPDGGIARLRVYGEVVPDPAWLAVLGTFDVVALENGGSVEDASDRFYSPATNTIQPGRSRKMDDGWETRRRRDRGHDWIRYRLGTQSRIGAVEIDTAYLKGNSAGWASVSVRDGEDGEWREILPRTRLQPDTNHRFVLPEAAVGTHARIDIYPDGGISRLRLYGSPTEAGTARLAARHQELGG
- a CDS encoding globin domain-containing protein, with translation MNTTRSDGHDEYHALLARRDAMRLRQQLLSPSARPDAGTGTRRAGARAAHGQPYDGAADQRIITRQLPLVTPFAKLIGHLYDAMFERHPYLRSLFPDSMEFQRVHLERAFWYLIEHLDRPQEVADFCARLGRDHRKLGVQPVHFEVFEQALAEALRRSAGARWSEEMEQAWLRMVRLAVTAMVDGAAGALAEPPYWNGTVTAHELRGPDLAVLRVRPAEPFPYEAGQYTRIQTPLLPLTWRPYSIACAPRPDGELEFHVRRTAPGGVSDALVTGTRAGDQLRLGPAQGSMVLDGDPARDVLIVAGGTGWATARALLEELSQSPLHRGTHLFVGARTLDELYDTAALARLEKSCSWLRVVPVIGEESGAAESGSVADAVARRGDWSGHTAYVSGPPMMVTATVYGLTALALPPDRIHHDPVDGTLPPAARPSRAGAPAAITGR